The Formosa sp. Hel1_33_131 genome window below encodes:
- a CDS encoding RagB/SusD family nutrient uptake outer membrane protein → MKNNKNILSAILVFTLIATGIYSCSDEFLDETENYNIDSENFFNSEEDYYLALVGAYDLLQASYVNVLLGEIASDNTLCGGESATDVVGFQQIDDMGHTEVNSNLRDIWSWMFAGVSRTNYFLENQNKTAFDGRDAMVAEARFLRAYYHFELVKWFGGIPIKNYEAALEGAGERFVPGDELVIARSSSAQVYALIESDLTYAVNNLEYTAPQVGRVTKGAAEALLGKAYLYQNKFTEAATVLDNVINNGPYDLALDYATIFESGGENNVESVFEVQYTDAEGAGFGCLQCSEGNIAVGFNGIRNYSGPTFDSGYSFNVPTQEAVDAFETGDSRKDVSILDIEAWATTTQATFGVGYEHTGYYNRKYLARQGDQNMGDQNLTNPNNYRSIRFADVLLMAAEANNRGSIDDAKAQLYLNRVRERAFGNTTNNVSASGTALTDAIYHERRVELVGEGHRFFDLVRTGQAASEIDGFVAGRNELFPIPIEEIQFSNGLWTQNTTY, encoded by the coding sequence ATGAAAAACAATAAAAACATACTATCTGCAATTCTAGTGTTTACACTAATTGCTACTGGAATTTATTCCTGTTCGGATGAATTCTTAGATGAAACTGAAAATTATAATATTGACTCTGAGAATTTCTTTAATTCGGAAGAAGACTATTATTTAGCACTCGTTGGAGCTTATGATTTACTACAAGCTTCTTACGTAAATGTACTCTTAGGAGAAATTGCTTCAGACAACACACTCTGTGGAGGTGAAAGCGCAACAGATGTTGTAGGCTTTCAGCAAATTGACGATATGGGACACACCGAAGTAAACAGCAACCTAAGAGATATTTGGAGCTGGATGTTTGCAGGCGTGAGTAGAACCAATTACTTCTTAGAAAATCAAAACAAAACAGCCTTTGACGGACGTGATGCTATGGTTGCAGAAGCTCGTTTCCTTAGAGCCTATTACCATTTTGAATTGGTAAAATGGTTTGGAGGAATTCCAATCAAAAATTACGAAGCAGCTTTAGAGGGTGCTGGAGAACGTTTTGTTCCTGGCGATGAACTAGTGATTGCTAGATCCTCATCAGCTCAGGTATATGCGCTTATTGAAAGTGATTTGACCTATGCAGTTAACAACTTAGAATACACAGCTCCTCAAGTAGGACGTGTGACTAAAGGAGCTGCAGAGGCGTTACTTGGAAAAGCCTATTTGTATCAAAACAAATTTACAGAGGCTGCGACTGTTTTAGACAACGTGATTAATAATGGACCTTACGATCTTGCATTAGACTATGCTACCATTTTTGAAAGTGGAGGCGAGAATAATGTAGAATCAGTGTTTGAAGTACAATATACAGATGCTGAAGGTGCAGGATTCGGTTGTTTACAATGTAGTGAAGGAAATATTGCCGTTGGATTTAATGGAATTCGCAACTATTCAGGACCTACTTTTGATTCTGGATACAGTTTTAATGTACCGACTCAAGAAGCCGTAGATGCTTTTGAAACAGGAGACTCTAGAAAAGACGTTTCTATTTTAGACATTGAAGCTTGGGCAACAACAACACAAGCAACTTTTGGAGTTGGTTATGAGCATACAGGCTATTACAACAGAAAATACCTTGCACGTCAAGGCGATCAAAATATGGGCGATCAAAATTTAACAAACCCAAACAACTACAGATCGATTCGTTTTGCAGATGTATTGTTAATGGCAGCAGAAGCGAACAACAGAGGAAGTATTGATGATGCTAAAGCACAACTATACTTAAACAGAGTACGCGAACGTGCATTTGGAAATACGACTAATAATGTGTCTGCTTCAGGGACAGCACTTACAGATGCAATCTATCACGAAAGACGTGTTGAACTTGTAGGAGAAGGACATCGGTTCTTTGATTTAGTTCGTACAGGTCAAGCAGCATCTGAAATAGACGGCTTTGTAGCTGGAAGAAACGAATTATTTCCTATTCCAATTGAAGAAATTCAATTCTCAAATGGACTCTGGACACAAAACACAACTTATTAA
- a CDS encoding SusC/RagA family TonB-linked outer membrane protein gives MKKIFYSALMTLAFAFTASAQNSTVSGTVKSSADGLPLIGVNVIVKDTSTGAVSDFDGNFTITNVQPNATLVFTYIGFETKELPASANMDVSLDEDNESLDEIVVIGYGSKNRKDVTGSVSFVGAETIEKLKPVDVSQALQGTTTGVSVSSASGSPGSGFKFLIRGVSSNSSNDPLLVVDGYIVSSLNSLNPNDIESLTVLKDAQAAIYGIQGANGVILVTTKNGKKNTAPKVSYNAFAAVQQTTKKLSLLNGTEYAALVNESYAANGQSLPHTNLSGLGEGLDWQDQIFDEALLINHNLSLSGGTEKITYYLSATHLDQDGIIAPDKSNYVRDNIKLNLGVDVNDRLKTTLNLNYFSNSRKSINESGLGSVLFNAISYSPLFTLDQEDVGGVFGSDAPLFGNEIINPLSQIRDTYNSYSGSSIEGNFQLEYKLTDALKVTSRIGFKTYSDKSKSFSPIVNYGSGKVFNTTRSTVNQGRNQYDSYTWDSFATYKKSIADKHNIETTVGMTVVKNWGDGLSGTGYDVPYNSWDFADISQTTGLGTGNDTSSYTYDNRLLSYFGRLQYDFKGKYLLSAMVRRDGSSAFDNDYRIDYFKSVTAGWKISEENFLKDNQTIDFLKLRGSYGTLGNLVGADLYKALLSGEATYVFDGTLSNGQALGKLPNKIAQWETAEKLDIGLDAKLFNNKLEIVADYFLEDRVDLLIENLPVSGILGTTAPGSSAPTVNAGTTRSEGYELLLSYSDNISENLSFNVSYNVTKIKGEVINIIGDVSPTGGSFGVGQPLLPSIMTVGQPIGSFYGLQTNGIFQNQAEVNAHPTQEGLGYAAAPGDIRYVDVNGDNKIDADDRTFIGKPLADYFMGFNFSINYKDFDFSAYTYAEIGKEMVRNYERDQPRVNRLDYYLDRWTGPGTSNTVPRATTGATTNKLFSDFFVEDASFVRIQNIQLGYSLPEDLLQKIGMSKVRIYTSVNNAFTFTKYKGFDPAATNGAAIGGGIDSGFYPAVRQYILGLNVSF, from the coding sequence ATGAAAAAAATATTTTATTCCGCACTGATGACTTTAGCATTTGCTTTTACAGCATCCGCCCAAAATTCGACAGTAAGCGGTACAGTGAAATCTAGCGCTGATGGTCTTCCTCTTATAGGAGTAAACGTCATAGTTAAAGACACAAGCACTGGAGCTGTGTCCGATTTCGATGGAAATTTCACCATCACAAATGTACAACCGAATGCAACCTTAGTCTTTACCTATATAGGGTTTGAGACTAAAGAATTACCAGCGTCGGCAAACATGGATGTTTCTTTAGACGAAGACAACGAATCTCTTGATGAGATTGTTGTGATTGGATATGGATCCAAAAATAGGAAAGATGTGACGGGATCAGTGTCATTTGTAGGCGCTGAAACAATTGAAAAATTAAAACCTGTAGATGTTTCTCAAGCATTACAGGGAACCACAACGGGAGTTTCTGTCTCTTCGGCGTCAGGATCGCCAGGAAGTGGATTTAAATTCTTAATTAGAGGGGTTAGTAGTAACTCTAGTAACGACCCTTTATTAGTTGTAGATGGATATATAGTATCAAGTCTTAACAGTCTGAATCCAAATGATATTGAAAGTCTTACAGTATTGAAAGATGCGCAAGCGGCTATTTATGGAATTCAGGGAGCTAATGGAGTTATATTAGTAACAACTAAAAATGGAAAGAAAAATACGGCGCCTAAAGTATCTTACAATGCCTTTGCAGCCGTACAACAAACAACCAAAAAACTTTCCTTACTTAACGGTACGGAGTATGCTGCCTTGGTCAATGAAAGTTACGCAGCCAATGGACAAAGTTTGCCTCACACCAACCTAAGTGGTTTAGGTGAAGGGTTAGATTGGCAAGATCAAATTTTTGATGAAGCACTATTGATTAACCATAATCTAAGTTTATCTGGAGGTACAGAAAAAATTACGTATTATTTAAGTGCAACCCATTTAGACCAAGATGGAATCATTGCTCCAGACAAGTCAAACTATGTAAGAGATAACATAAAGTTAAACTTAGGCGTGGACGTGAATGACCGCTTAAAGACGACTTTAAATCTTAATTACTTTTCTAACAGTAGAAAATCAATCAACGAATCAGGTTTAGGTTCGGTATTATTTAATGCGATTAGTTATTCGCCATTATTTACTTTAGATCAAGAAGATGTTGGGGGAGTGTTTGGATCTGATGCGCCTTTATTTGGAAATGAAATCATCAATCCATTGTCTCAAATTAGAGACACTTACAATTCCTATTCTGGAAGCAGTATTGAAGGAAACTTCCAATTAGAATACAAACTTACAGATGCTTTAAAAGTAACCTCTAGAATCGGGTTTAAAACCTATAGCGATAAAAGCAAGTCTTTTTCACCGATTGTAAATTACGGATCAGGAAAAGTATTTAATACAACTCGAAGTACCGTCAATCAAGGTCGAAATCAATACGACTCTTACACATGGGATTCTTTTGCAACGTACAAAAAATCAATTGCAGATAAACATAACATTGAAACAACTGTTGGTATGACCGTTGTCAAAAATTGGGGTGATGGTTTATCTGGAACAGGTTATGACGTCCCTTACAATTCATGGGATTTTGCAGATATTTCACAGACAACAGGTTTAGGCACAGGTAATGATACTAGTTCTTATACTTATGACAACCGTTTGTTGTCTTATTTTGGACGTCTTCAATACGACTTTAAAGGGAAGTACTTATTGTCTGCGATGGTACGTCGTGATGGATCTTCAGCCTTTGATAATGATTACAGAATCGATTACTTTAAATCGGTCACTGCTGGATGGAAAATTTCAGAAGAAAACTTTTTGAAAGACAATCAAACAATTGATTTCTTGAAGTTAAGAGGAAGTTACGGAACACTAGGAAATCTTGTTGGTGCCGATTTATACAAGGCATTACTATCTGGAGAAGCAACCTACGTATTTGATGGTACTTTATCCAATGGTCAAGCGCTTGGAAAACTTCCAAATAAAATTGCACAATGGGAAACAGCTGAAAAATTAGACATTGGACTGGACGCTAAATTATTTAATAATAAATTAGAAATTGTAGCAGATTACTTCTTAGAAGACCGAGTGGATTTGTTGATTGAAAACCTGCCAGTTTCGGGAATTTTAGGAACGACTGCTCCAGGCTCTTCAGCTCCAACAGTTAATGCTGGTACTACACGATCAGAAGGTTATGAGTTGTTGTTAAGCTACAGCGATAATATTTCTGAAAACCTATCCTTTAATGTAAGCTACAATGTAACTAAGATAAAAGGGGAAGTCATTAACATCATCGGAGATGTTTCTCCTACGGGTGGATCTTTTGGAGTAGGACAGCCTTTGCTACCCTCAATAATGACCGTTGGTCAACCAATAGGATCTTTTTACGGACTTCAAACGAATGGAATCTTTCAGAACCAAGCCGAAGTCAATGCCCATCCAACTCAAGAAGGATTGGGTTATGCAGCAGCGCCAGGAGACATTCGTTATGTAGATGTCAATGGGGATAATAAAATTGACGCCGATGACAGAACATTTATTGGAAAACCTTTAGCCGATTATTTTATGGGCTTTAACTTCTCAATCAACTACAAGGACTTTGATTTTAGTGCCTATACCTATGCGGAAATAGGTAAGGAAATGGTGCGTAATTATGAGCGTGACCAACCCAGAGTGAACCGGCTTGATTATTACTTAGACCGTTGGACAGGTCCAGGAACCAGCAATACAGTTCCTAGAGCGACCACAGGAGCTACGACTAATAAATTATTTTCTGACTTCTTTGTAGAAGATGCTTCATTTGTTCGTATCCAAAACATTCAGTTGGGATACAGCTTACCAGAAGACCTCCTCCAAAAAATAGGGATGTCTAAAGTAAGAATTTACACTTCCGTTAACAATGCTTTTACTTTTACGAAGTACAAAGGATTTGACCCTGCAGCCACAAATGGTGCTGCCATTGGGGGCGGTATTGATAGTGGATTCTATCCAGCCGTTAGACAATATATTCTTGGACTAAATGTTTCATTTTAA
- a CDS encoding triple tyrosine motif-containing protein translates to MRIIKYILVLLASLVISAQEHPPVMAYNPDAYAAQNQNWSISQTSDQTMYFANNSGLLEYDGMNWKLYPVPDNSIVRSVKAIDDLIYTGSYMDFGVWKRNNKSILEYTSLVQQLGIELDEDEQFWDIIKLDDWLIFQSLSRIYLVNELTKETTFIESDHVISNIFEVEGVLFFNQLNKGFYKIIDGNVELVSEDVRLTSNNLVGVFELNNQLLIITASNGFYLLENKKLTPWKIDPKVDLNSLTIYSTTKLSDNSIVIGTVSNGLYHLSPNGMLKYDLNFEKGLSNNTVLSVFEDYQNNLWLGLDIGISHINLSSQFIICNDTKGAIGTVYTSVLFEDYLYLGTNQGLFYKRRDKNSGFTFIEGTNGQVWNLKVIDNQIFCGHDRGTLLIKNQKLQYSIGQSLGTWDFKLLKENPNIILQGNYNGLSLLEKTEGRWRYRNKIKGFDISSRFYQHIGDQIYVNHELRGLYELTLNKDLTEVSKVSNITPITKGNGSNFLKFSKNYYYTSSEDVYKFNPTDHSFIESEPFKEVLKEYSTRTTIMDVKDSEGLKWCFADDNILIISAGSVTQTPKVEIIPVAISNFKKVVSGFENLTKIGTDEYLLGSAYGYFIFNSDTPKPNHLYNLKINSVEASKINEDKFRLNSTDPKILDSENNNIYINYSIPHYDNVVSKKYSYKLIGWSNSWSDWQAESQQVFENLPFGSYEFKVKGKIGNSETLNTASYSFVINRPWHLSNAAITLYVIFFIILWILIHNLYKRYYRKQQQQLLQKSHEQLALKELETSQKFMQLTNEKLKLDIESKNRELAVSTMSLIKKNEFLNSIKSELKEKDNQQDIKKVIRIIDKNLNNTDDWKLFEEAFNNADKDFLKLIKEKHPVLTPNDLRLCAYLRLNLSSKEIAPLLNISPRSVEVKRYRLRKKMDLPHESSLTNYILEI, encoded by the coding sequence ATGAGGATTATTAAGTATATATTAGTTTTATTAGCCTCTTTGGTGATTTCTGCCCAAGAGCACCCTCCTGTAATGGCTTATAATCCAGATGCCTATGCTGCTCAAAATCAAAACTGGAGTATTTCTCAGACCTCGGATCAAACCATGTATTTTGCCAATAACTCCGGATTATTGGAGTATGATGGTATGAATTGGAAACTTTATCCAGTCCCAGACAACTCTATTGTAAGATCGGTAAAGGCAATTGACGACTTAATTTACACAGGGAGTTATATGGATTTTGGTGTTTGGAAACGAAATAATAAAAGCATCTTAGAGTACACCTCTTTAGTACAGCAATTAGGTATTGAGTTAGACGAAGACGAACAGTTTTGGGACATTATTAAATTAGATGATTGGTTAATTTTTCAATCTCTTTCCAGGATTTATTTAGTGAACGAACTCACAAAAGAAACAACTTTTATAGAATCTGATCATGTCATCTCAAATATATTTGAGGTGGAAGGGGTCTTGTTTTTTAACCAGCTAAATAAAGGATTTTATAAAATAATTGATGGAAATGTTGAGCTTGTTAGTGAAGATGTAAGGTTGACATCTAATAACCTTGTGGGCGTATTTGAGCTTAATAACCAATTATTAATTATCACGGCATCCAATGGGTTTTATCTCCTAGAAAACAAGAAACTAACCCCATGGAAAATAGACCCTAAAGTTGACCTGAATTCACTTACAATATACAGCACCACTAAGTTAAGTGACAACAGTATTGTTATAGGGACTGTTTCCAACGGACTGTACCACCTAAGTCCAAACGGGATGCTTAAATATGATCTTAACTTTGAGAAGGGTCTCAGTAATAATACGGTATTATCTGTTTTTGAAGACTACCAAAATAACTTATGGCTAGGGCTTGATATTGGAATTAGCCATATAAATCTGTCCTCTCAGTTTATTATTTGTAACGATACAAAAGGAGCCATCGGTACCGTCTATACTTCTGTGCTATTTGAAGATTATTTATACTTAGGGACAAATCAAGGACTGTTTTATAAACGGAGAGACAAGAACTCTGGCTTTACTTTTATAGAGGGTACAAATGGTCAAGTGTGGAATCTTAAGGTTATTGACAACCAAATTTTCTGTGGACATGACCGCGGAACCTTACTCATCAAAAACCAAAAACTACAATACAGTATAGGTCAATCCCTTGGAACGTGGGACTTTAAACTCCTTAAAGAGAACCCAAACATCATATTACAAGGAAATTATAACGGCTTAAGCCTTTTAGAGAAAACGGAAGGGCGGTGGCGTTATAGGAATAAAATTAAAGGGTTTGATATCTCAAGTCGTTTTTATCAACACATAGGAGATCAAATATATGTGAACCATGAATTAAGAGGTTTATATGAGCTCACTTTAAACAAAGATTTAACTGAGGTCTCTAAAGTTTCTAATATTACTCCAATCACCAAGGGTAATGGCTCCAACTTTCTAAAATTCTCTAAAAACTATTATTACACCTCGTCTGAAGATGTTTACAAATTCAATCCTACAGATCATTCCTTCATTGAATCAGAGCCTTTCAAAGAAGTCTTAAAAGAGTACTCAACACGTACCACCATTATGGATGTCAAGGACTCTGAGGGACTTAAATGGTGCTTTGCAGATGACAATATTTTAATCATTAGTGCAGGAAGTGTTACGCAAACACCAAAAGTTGAAATCATTCCAGTTGCGATATCAAACTTTAAAAAGGTTGTTTCTGGTTTCGAGAACCTCACAAAAATTGGGACAGATGAGTATCTTCTAGGCTCTGCTTATGGTTATTTTATTTTTAATTCAGACACACCAAAACCAAATCACCTTTATAATTTAAAAATCAACTCTGTTGAGGCCAGTAAAATTAATGAAGATAAATTTCGACTCAACTCTACAGATCCAAAGATTTTAGACTCCGAAAACAATAATATTTATATTAATTACAGCATTCCTCACTACGACAATGTAGTCAGTAAAAAATATTCTTACAAGCTAATAGGGTGGTCCAATTCTTGGTCGGATTGGCAAGCTGAATCCCAACAAGTATTTGAAAACCTGCCTTTTGGGAGTTATGAGTTTAAAGTTAAAGGGAAAATAGGGAATTCCGAAACTCTCAATACCGCCTCCTATTCTTTTGTTATCAACCGCCCCTGGCACCTTTCAAATGCTGCAATAACTCTTTATGTAATCTTTTTTATTATTTTATGGATCCTAATCCATAACCTATACAAACGGTATTACAGAAAACAACAACAACAACTTCTTCAGAAATCTCACGAACAACTTGCACTCAAAGAACTTGAAACCTCTCAAAAATTCATGCAGTTAACCAACGAGAAACTGAAACTTGACATTGAAAGTAAGAATCGAGAGTTGGCAGTCTCTACAATGAGTTTGATTAAAAAGAACGAGTTCTTGAATAGCATCAAAAGTGAATTAAAGGAAAAAGATAATCAACAGGATATCAAGAAGGTAATCAGGATTATTGATAAAAATCTAAACAATACAGACGATTGGAAGCTATTTGAAGAAGCCTTTAACAATGCGGACAAAGACTTTCTAAAACTTATCAAAGAAAAGCACCCAGTACTCACCCCAAATGACCTTCGTTTGTGCGCCTACTTACGACTAAATCTATCCTCTAAAGAGATAGCGCCACTGCTAAATATATCCCCGAGAAGTGTAGAGGTAAAACGATATCGTTTGCGAAAAAAAATGGATTTACCCCATGAATCTAGCTTAACAAATTATATTTTAGAAATATAA